The Notolabrus celidotus isolate fNotCel1 unplaced genomic scaffold, fNotCel1.pri scaffold_340_arrow_ctg1, whole genome shotgun sequence sequence TTGATTACCTGAGGCAATATTCTCTCCTGCTACTCCCAGTGGATCCACCACAGTGATTTTCCATTCCAGTGTGTGGTTTAAAATCACTTACATGTTCTTttagtccttgtgtttcatctgAAATGATTTGCTTGTATTGGAAAGACAATGAATATAACCTCAAGAGGATGCTCCTGGTGGTCATGTTGTCCTACATGGAGAGGTAGGATCAGTGTAGCATCACAAAGGTATGCAGGAGTCCCAAAATGATGTCACCTACCTGCATTTGGAAACAGCTGCTTTATTTTTGCATTAACAGCACAAACAAGGATGCTTTAAGCTTTCAGATGCATATCTTTCCCCCTTTAACCCTTTCTTTATTCATCCTGCTTCTGTTGACATCGCTTTCTAgatgcagaataaaaacatttcaatgaaCTGTATCAAGAgctttttgtgtttgcaggagACACTGAATGATTCTGCAGGAAATATGTGCACACAGCTTGGTCTTACAGCTTTAAATGGCActcacattttcaatatggctgaaACAATGATGGGATGAGTCTGACTCTCAGGCCTGGATGATGCACAGACTGATATAAGAGAGGTATAACATGGTGGCTTAGAGGCTCACTCATGCGATCAATTGAAGGTGTATAAATTATTATCACCCTCTGTTGTCCATCAGTCAGAAttacaacaacactgatttaCAGTCATCTATTCCAGCTCACCACTTAAACTGTGTGCCTTGTTGGGATGTTAATGACGCCCTATTTCAGTCACAGTGTGTATAGAGAGGAGGCAAGGCTGTGGAGATGTGCTAAACTCTGCAGCCTGACACGTGCTAACGGCTTCATTCATCACCCTTAAGCATTTGGAAAAAGGCTCAAGTTGGAACTGGTGCAGGCGGTTCTTGTACAGTAACAGTACAGCTTCTTAATGCGTGCTGCTCGTGGTATTTATGTTTTGCTGTGATAGGTGACAGAGCCTGCAGGACGGATCAGGCGGATTCACTGAACAGGAGagaagagcagagcagagcagagcgtTCTATTTATGAATGAGGCCTCGCTCTGTCTGCTGATATTAGAGGGGGAAATGATTTTACTCTAAAGCTTGAGGTTTTTAGAAAATCTCTTTGTAGCTGAGGCCGGGGCTGAAAAGTGTGGCGTCAGTGTGCAAGAGTGGAAGCGACAAAACAGTCTGTGCATGAATCTTTTTGGATTCAGAAGCATCTTTGGAATCAATATCGTTCATTTGAGTAACATATTTCTCTAAAGTAGACAGTCTTTTGAAGGGTCCTGCatcctgcacatgctcagttctGATAAGGTTAGATATTTCTCTAATGAAGCAGTTCTAAAGGAAGCAATACAGAAaactacaaacacaaaacatcactttatttatttgggAACTGAAACAGCTGCTAGACTCCAGATCTTCTCcacacagcagaacaaacaatAAGGAGACTCCTGACAATCTCACATCTTTATTCTTCCTGAATCATCAACACTGTCTTCTTATTTCcatacatgcatgaacacaTCAGCCTTACAGTGAGtctaaacagagcagagaaactGGTACCCTGCCTCTGAAACCGCAGATTATACCTTGCAGTGTGTTGTAATAGCCCAGCAAACATGAGATTCCTTGCAGATCCTCTGTGTATTTTGAATCAGGCCTGAAAGAAATGGGCTGATTCCAAAAATACAGccctccagagagagagagagaaagacagagagagggagggagggagcaagaaagggagagtgagAGCAGGCTCATCTCCAGATCTCTGCCTACGCTGCTCTGTGTACTCCACATGCATCTGCCTCGTTACACCAATACAGCAGTGTGTGCTGAATATGCTGCTGCCTGGTAGATGCAGGATGGAGCCGGTGCAGCAGCGGatcagctgctgtcaggaaGTGGGATCAAATACTGACAGGCAGAACAAAGTCAGAGCAGAGTTAGAGGCACAAACACTAGATATACTGGATTCTCTCAACACTGTCTCACTTCACAGGTGCTTCTTTTAGTGTATTTCAGGCCTGCAGCAACATTTGAAGAGGTTCCcctcatgcatgtgtgttcagTGGAACGGTGGTGCAATCACTGAAgcttatttgtatagcacctctCATGCAAATTAAATGCAATACAAAGCTCCTTACAgtaactgaaaacaagaaagatgctggaataaaattacaaaatatactacataaaaaaacaaaaatggattttgaaGTAGAAAGTAATGCATTTAATTGATTGAATTAAATTCGttacatttatttgaattaaaaatgtaataaagcatcaaaataataagaatattaatattaaaaataaataaaataatgaaatactgTACATATTAACCTCTAAACATCACCAAGGGGAATAAGAATACTCTCTCttatttctgttgtttatttacactctttatttatttaccttgttttcttatgtttatcttcctttttgtttgtacagtttattattattatcattattatgtcttcatttaatattattttttgtatttttttatttattttattttctctttgttggttttgtataacttatatattatttgttaacttgtggtgaacattgaacaaagaaatactgaaaacatgCAATAACAAGTtcaatgacaaataaataaataaataaaaataaaaaggttaaaaattggagataaataaaaaagcactaaaaatatcaataacacTGAGCagataaaatatcaaataaatacaaataattattccaaaataaataaaataatattacaaatatttaaaaaacttaaattcataaaaatatgaaatcctATGTAAAAGCTGTAAGTTTGATGACAGTCAATCGATAATATTCAGATGTTTCAGGtcataatgttattttttttaagctccataaataattaaatacataaaaagtgGAAAATTTGATGCacacaataaaatgcatttatttaattcaGTTGAGCAAAATGCTGACACACTAATATCTAAAGGATGTTATTGTGTAGCTcagcctgacctctgacctccctgTGAAGGATcatgatggaggagaggacgaGGAGGGGACGGAGGGGAGGAGTAAAGATAGATTTCTTTGTTTGGATCAATAACATGAACATTCAGGAAGAAGCATTTCATTTACAGACCTGCTGCTGCCTCAGTCTGCATCCCATAATAACACAGAGTCACTCAGGAGATGACCTTGTGATAATGGTCAGGCTTAGCAGGTGATTCATGgactgttcagtgtgtgttcagtgtgtgtgtgtgtgtgtgtgcgtgtgtgtgtgtgtgtgtgtgtgtgtgtgggtgagttgGAGGATGGGCAGTGTAAAGCGGTTACAACATGTGGCACGTTGTTCTCTGCATCAGGCCGCTATCATATCCACATCTTTTGTCCTGCAGGATGAGCTCTGCATCTGGAGTGTGTGCAGATGTTGTGTTCAtaatcacacgcacacacacacacacacacacacacacacacacacacacacacagcagcatcgTTTATAATCAGCCAATCATCATTTCATCCATCGATCAGAGAAGCTACGATAACAAAGACATGTGCAGGGACGAAACcagacaaaagaaagaagaacatggAGTGTTTGTTGTATTACTGGAGGACTATCACCTCGCTTGGACTAGctagaggcacacacacatgcacacaagcatgaacacacacacacacacacacacacacacacacacacacacacacacacacacacacacacacacacacacacacatggatccAGGCTCTCTCTTTGATGAGGCAGACAGTGAGAGGGGTGTTCCCAGGCAGCCCGAGCTGCAGAGATACAGACGAGATGAATCGATCATGTTTCACTCCTCCTGCAGTTGCTATAGTTACGCTGAGGTCGATCCACTCATACCCCATCAAGATATTTCCAAAGCATGGCGAGGAAAAATGAACCAGCCGTGCAAAGGAAGAGGAACAGCAGAGAGTCTGCAATAAAGCCAAACCCTGCTGGAATAAGCTTCCAGTGTTATTCAAGAGcttgtgttttcatcttttaaacCTTAGTTTGGCTGTAAACATCAAACTGAGAGAAACTGATCCAATATTTATACACTATGTCATCCAGCTTTACAATATGTTGATGTGAGAATCAAGCAGATTCAAGGTGCCCTCATGTTAACATCTCAATTGCAAAACACAGTCAACACCTGTAAGAGCCATGAACAAAcaatcttaaataaaataacttcaaaCCAAGAAACTAAAAGTCATCAAagtgattcagattcagattcagattcagacaatgttattgatcccaagaagggcaattcatttatagTGATGCTGTAGGTTCTGGTCTCCCCCTGTCCTTGATGATGATGCAAAAAGAGGAATATGGTGATAATTATTGTAAttacttttacttatttatttattttaatttactttagtttcttattttttatgttttctttgatatattcttcttccttttcttcttcttcttcttcttcttcttcttcttcttctacttgttcttgttctggttcttcttccttttctttcttgttcttgttcttctttttctttttcttcttcttcttctttttcttcttcttcttcttcttcttcttcttcttcttcttcttcttccttttcttcttccttttctttttcttcttcttcttcttcttcttcttcttcttcttctttttcttcttctttttcttcttcttcttcttcttcttcttcttcttcttctacttgttcttgttctggttcttcttccttttcttcttcttcttgttctttttcttcttcttcttcttcttctttttctttttcttcttcttcttcttcttcttcttcttcttcttcttcttctacttgttcttgttctggttcttcttccttttcttcttcttcttctttttcttcttcttcttctttttctttttcttcttcttcttctttttcttcttcttcttcttcttcttcttcttcttcttcttcttcttattcttcttccttttcttcttcttcttcttcttcttcttcttcttcttccttttcttcttccttttctttttccttttcttctttttcttcttcttcttcttctttttctttttcttctttttcttcttcttcttctataatttttctttttatgactcttctttttattaatattttcttactattgtttttctattttattgttttttgttgttttaatttatattatttgtttttattttgtattactattattatttatttacttttatcattattatcattattattattattattattgttatttactgTTATTTTTCTCAGCTTTCTTGGGAGCTCCCCTTCTTCTCTTACTTCTCTTCCAACCCAATTTTCTTCTTCACCACCAGAGAACCATCCAGaatcctttctctctttcacatcCACAATCACAGATacaatcacacagacacacacacacacacacacacacacgatgtaCAAACCTCACACCAACATACCACACATATTGTGCCAGCGTTGTgtttatgtctttgtttgtctttgtcttgcaaataaaaaaacagcatctaaatctctctctctcttttccttcccGTCACACAGACAGCGTCCCCACAGACCTGAAGGACCCCTTCTACACGGACCAGTACGAGCAGGAGCACTTGAAGCCCCCCGTGGCCAGCCTCCTCCTGTCTGCAGACCTCTACTGCAGAGCCGGCAGCCTCATCCTGAAGAGCGACGCCGCCAAACCCCTGCTGGGCCACGATGCCGTCATCCAGGCGCTGGCTCAACGCGGACTCTACGTCACGGACCAGGAGAGACTGGTCACTGAGCGGGACCTGAGGAAGAGGCCTCTGCAGATGGTAGGAGAGAGGTTTTTAAACTTCCTGTTTGGAGCTGTAGGATTTACATAGAAGCTCAAGGTTTCTTGTCTTCCAGCCCTGAGGCAGATTTCATGTAAATGATCTGGTTCCTCATTCCACCCGTCCATCAAGCGTGACTTTTAAACTTCAGGTAATCAGGAAAGAGCACATTCTTACGTCTCAAGGTACAAGAACATCAAGTGCTGCCCTCATTCAGGTTTATCTTGCATTCACTTGTGCACACACAGTTCCTGCATACACTAAgatcctgtgtttctgcacgcTGACTGGACCATGCACTCTTTTTGCAAGATAGACATTCACAGTTTACACAGAATAACCTTTAATGCATCGACCTTCAGGCCTGCagctaaaaacagacatgactctgtagtggaagtcactgcattaaaaacagacatgactctgtagtggaagtcactgcattataaacagacatgactctgtagtggaagtcactgcattaaacacagacatgactctgtagtggaagtcactgcattaaacacagacatgactctgtagtggaagtcactgcattataaacagacatgactctgtagtggaagtcactgcattaaacacagacatgactctgtagtggaagtcactgcattaaaaacagacatgactctgtagtggaagtcactgcattaaacacagacatgactctgtagtggaagtcactgcattaaaaacagacatgactctgtagtggaagtcactgtgttaaacacagacatgactctgtagtggaagtcactgcattagaaacagacatgactctgtagtggaagtcactgcattataaacagacatgactctgtagtggaagtcactgcattgaaaacagacatgactctgtagtggaagtcactgcattagaaacagacatgactctgtagtggaagtcactgcattaataacagacatgactctgtagtggaagtcactgcattacaaacagacatgactctgtagtggaagtcactgcattgaaaacagacatgactctgtagtggaagtcactgcattaaacacagacatgactctgtagtggaagtcactgcattaaacacagacatgactctgtagtggaagtcactgcattaaacacatacatgactctgtagtggaagtcactgcattaaacacagacatgactgtagtggaagtcactgcattaaaacagacatgactctgtagtggaagtcactgcattaaaaacagacatgactctgtagtggaagtcactgcattataaacagacatgactctgtagtggaagtcactgcaataaacacagacatgactctgtagtggaagtcactgtgttaaaaacagacatgactctgtagtggaagtcactgcattaaacacagacatgactctgtagttgaagtcactgcattaaaaacagacatgactctgtagtggaagtcactgtgttaaaaacagacatgactctgtagtggaagtcactgcattaaacacagacatgactctgtagtggaagtcactgcattaaaaacagacatgactctgtagtggaagtcactgtgttaaaaacagacatgactctgtagtggaagtcactgcattaaacacagacatgactctgtagtggaagtcactgcattaaacacagacatgactctgtagtggaagtcactgcattaaacacagacatgactctgtagtggaagtcactgcattaaacacagacatgactctgtagtggaagtcactgcattaaacacagacatgactctgtagtggaagtcactgcattaaaaacagacatgactctgtagtggaagtcactgcattaaacacagacatgactctgtagtggaagtcactgcattaaaaacagacatgactctgtagtggaagtcactgcattaaacacagacatgactctgtagttgaagtcactgcattaaacacatacatgactctgtaggggaagtcactgcattaaaaacagacatgactctgtagtggaagtcacagcattaaacacagacatgactctgtagtggaagtcacagcattaaacacagacatgactctgtagtggaagtcactgcattaaacacagacatgactctgtagtggaagtcactgcattgaaaacagacatgactctgtagtggaagtcactgcattagaaacagacatgactctgtagtggaagtcactgcattaaacacatacatgactctgtagtggaagtcactgcattaaacacagacatgactctgtagtggaagtcactgcattaaaacagacatgactctgtagtggaagtcactgcattaaaacagacatgactctgtagtggaagtcactgcattaaaacagacatgactctgtagtggaagtcgctgcattagaaacagacatgactctgtagtggaagtcactgcattaaaaacagacatgactctgtagtggaagtcactgcattagaaacagacatgactctgtagtggaagtcacagcattgaaaacagacatgactctgtagtggaagtcactgcattaaaaacagacatgactgtagtggaagtcactgcattaaacacatacatgactctgtagtggaagtcactgcattaaacacatacatgactctgtagtggaagtcactgcattaaacacatacatgactctgtagtggaagtcactgcattaaacacatacatgactctgtagtggaagtcactgcatccacaaatgcagattAAAACCAAACcatgcaaaaaggaaaccatatattaacctgatccagaaacagcagagacttctctggacctggtCTCTTTGGGGGAATCTCTTTGTTCCTTTACAGCTGATAACTGGTGatgaaaacaacacattcaaTAACCCACATTTGATCAGATAGATGCAACAAAACCACATAAACCCATTAAACCTGCATCAGGCCAGCACAGGAAGCAACAACACATAAACTGTGCAAATGTGCAGAAGAGCCCAGAGGCTGTTTTTGCTCACAGATTTTTAAAACAGTCCGGGGATTCAAAGCAGCAGTACAAGCTGACTTCCACCTCCGGGCGTCCACTGCCCTGTACGCTTCTGTCATGTCTCCGCGCTGGAGCTCGCCGAGGAGATGACTTTGTGAGGGAGGAACGAGAGATCCTCATTATTTGGCGGGCAAACTCTCAATAGGAGGCGTTATTGCTTCAGTGAATTGCAATTGAGACACGATTAGCACACAGTTTGCCTGCAGTCTGTTTGCAGAGTCTTGCTGGGTTTTAATTTCCCTCCGATGCTAATTCAATAGTTATTTAAGCTTTGTTGGGGTTTACATCTCCAGCACTTTGTTTAGTGAAGACAACAAGTCATTATTCCAACCTGATCTCAGAGTAACTCAGAGActgggacgtgtgtgtgtgtgtgtgtgtgtgtgtgcatgactgtGCAGGTTGTTGTTAATGTGAGAACGAGCTCTAAGAGAAGTGTGTCAGCCATGCCTCCGTCCTTCTTCCCCTCACCTTCCATTTCCCATGTTTAATCCTTTAATCCTTCacccctctttttctctccccagCTCTGCCAACACCTGAAATcatcctctctttgtttcctctctttcatctgtctctctttccacCCACCTCGCTTCTCTAACCTTATTAAAAATCCCTGCAGAACACCTTCCTTCTTCCTCACCTTTTCATTCACATTTCATTAAATTCATTCCCACGTCTTTCCTCCTTGACTTTCTCAGTcaattttcttttccatttccaCAATCACCCTTCGAtcttcccctctcttttctgtttctgactTTGTCCCCCTACGCTACATTATACAAACCCAGCTCCAATAAAGTGAGGACAAGGTTGAAAAGATAGATTCTGATGCTTTGCATTTAAACACtataattaatttaaaacagtgcaaagacagCATATTAAATATTGAAACAGACTGTCatttttatggacaggatctcaaggtgCAGTCGGGGGGAGGAGGGCCTCCTGTTCAGGTGGCTCAGAtattcatctctgctttttgcagacgatgtggttctgttgacTCCTTCGAGctgggacctccagcaggcagtggggcggtttgcagctgagtgcgaagcggcctGGATGAGAGTTagtacctccaagtctgaggccatggttctcaatcaatcaatctttatttgtatagcgccaaatcacaacaaacgttatctcaagactcttttacaaacataggaggtctagaccacactatgtcaaattatgaacagagacccaacaccaagacaggatcagactcagtctgaccccaccttaatccatcatgagcattgcacatcgcagtatttagctagttacagtggagaggacaaacttcctttaacaggcagaaacctccagcaggaccagactcatgttagacacacatctgctgagactgagttgggtctggaaagagggatagagaggagtaagagagaggagtgatagtgatgagacgagtcgtagaagctgttgccgctggagtccagcacgtccgcagcaggaggacgtctacggcagctcagaggaatctacgagacaagggagctcagggactccagaaagatctatggttagtaactttaatgggacaggcagagttaaagtaagtgatgaaggggttggggggaagggggtgagctaggatcccagtgtgtcagtgcgccagttcccctggcagtctaggcctatagcagcataactaagacctggtccaagcctgatccagctctaactataagctttatcaaaaaggaaagttttaagcctactcttaaaagtagagaccGTGTCTGCCTCCGTTCTCTGagggaaaacggtggattgccccctctcggtggggagcgagactttgccccaagtgggggagtttaagtatctcggggtcttgttggTGAGTGGGGGtgaaatggagcgtgagatccacaggcggattggtgcagcgtcagtagtgcagcataaaaatctgggcagcatgtgacagaagaggagtcgtgttaatttatcaacatcactttgtaaaaataaaaaaaatctaaatttaaaataaaattgaaaaaaatctgtcataaaaaactattgtatttatatttagggctttccaatgtacattaaaaaaagttttaacattaattttaatgaataacgagtgagatatcctcattgaactatgatctgagagttaaagaacacttaatattgatttaaatggttagtaatggagttaaaaattagattaaaaaaaaaatgtgtattgggattttttgaggttctgacacttttggataattgaatatgccccgggtcaaattgacccaagaacattattgctgttccagagaactgaacataacaggagggttaaaacgcTGCATATTAAATATGTCTTCTATAGCATTACAATACAGTTACAGATCAGCAGCATCAACATGTTTCCTTTAAGGACATTAAACACAGTCCCTGCTGCACCGTGGAGTGACAGCTCAGAGGGGGAAGCATCTATTATTTAGACTCTGCGCCCACATCTAACGAAGCGATGACAGGTTGACCAGAAGATGTCCGGGCTGAGCTCTGCAcgaagagaaggagaaacagtATCTCTAAAGGATGTTTGAAGGTTTGTGAAACTGTCCTGGAGGAAGAATCATCCCCAGTTTCTCTCCCAGACTGTGGAAGAGGAAGACACTGAGCACCAACATGCAGTCCTATGTGAAAGCTGCTCTGCATAAAAGCTCCAGCTCTGCTAATAAATGCTGCTTCATGGCGTTTTGAGCTCAGCGTTTTATTTCAGTCAGCAGTTTGGACGAGGAATTCAGAATAAGCAACTTTAAGAGGATGTTCAGGGGAGTTTTAGTAGGTCAGTGAGGAGCAGAGTGTGATGCTGTTGATGTTTTATGTCTGACAGACGCCATATCTGACATTTATCCTTTAacacgctctctctctttctgtcactaTTCTGCCCACTCATCCTTCTGTCTCCTGCCATGTGACGGAGTCCCACATGTGAGGATCCAAATTGCAGTTCTCACCCACGCTCGGTCGCCTACACACATTCTGCATCGCTGACGCTCTCCTCCACCTGTAgtgctcacagagagagagagagagagagagagagagagagagagagagagagagagagagagagagagagagagagaggtgtgtggAGGAGGGCTGAGAATATGATCACACATTACAGCCCACATGAAGCACCGCTGCTAGCATGACAACTGCCAgaattcattatcattattattattattactcattAATTGCCTCATTGTGTTCTTTCCAAAGTGATGCTCCagctttttattgttattgagtAGAAACACAGTAAAAGGAATTAAATTTAACGGTAACATCTCCTGAGAATATGAATCAGTTCCTTCAGCTCGTCTCTGCAGCTTCGGTCAGAGTGTGAAAGAATAACTCCAAATGGAAGTCGATTATCTTCGCTTGATGAATCCTCCGCCTCCTGATGTCGAGTCTAACCTCGTTGCCACAGAGACCTTACAGAGAGTGGGATGCAGATTACGTCAAGATCCAAAAATGTAGAAGAatcaagatgtgtgtgtgtttctgagagtGTGTTCAGGTACCTCAGTGCCGTAATTACACCCTGATGAGAGGCAGAGAAGGGCTCTTAACGTCCCTGCATCCTGGATGGATGATG is a genomic window containing:
- the LOC117809682 gene encoding calmodulin-regulated spectrin-associated protein 2-like translates to MGEVQDIRDARKTFVAPVIKSFEHYDFSRAKICCSLTWLMAKAYGTDSVPTDLKDPFYTDQYEQEHLKPPVASLLLSADLYCRAGSLILKSDAAKPLLGHDAVIQALAQRGLYVTDQERLVTERDLRKRPLQM